A section of the Microbacterium forte genome encodes:
- the murI gene encoding glutamate racemase, which translates to MNDAPIGIFDSGVGGLTVARAIRAQLPRESFVYIGDTAHSPYGPKPIADVRRYGLEVLDTLVEQGVKMLVIACNTASSAMLRDARERYDIPVVEVIGPAVRRAVSTTRNGRVGVIGTVGTIGSRAYQDMLEVNERLEVFTAACPRFVEFVEGGITGTPEVLATAEEYLAPLRDADVDTLVLGCTHYPFLRGAISYVMGEGVTLVSSDDETAGDVYRQLVRGDLLASPDATASYVYEATGDSTTEFTALANRLMGREVRDVQLVQTGVITLPATASGS; encoded by the coding sequence ATGAACGACGCCCCGATCGGAATCTTCGACTCCGGTGTCGGCGGACTCACGGTGGCACGTGCCATCCGAGCCCAGCTGCCCCGGGAATCGTTCGTCTACATCGGCGACACGGCACACTCCCCGTACGGTCCGAAGCCCATCGCGGACGTGCGGCGGTACGGCCTCGAAGTCCTCGACACACTGGTCGAGCAGGGCGTCAAGATGCTCGTGATCGCGTGCAACACCGCGTCCTCAGCCATGCTCCGCGATGCCAGGGAGCGGTATGACATCCCTGTCGTCGAGGTGATCGGTCCGGCGGTGCGCCGAGCCGTCTCGACGACGCGCAACGGCCGCGTCGGTGTCATCGGCACTGTCGGCACGATCGGGTCGCGTGCCTACCAGGACATGCTCGAGGTGAACGAGCGCCTCGAGGTGTTCACCGCCGCGTGCCCTCGTTTCGTGGAGTTCGTCGAAGGGGGCATCACCGGAACGCCGGAGGTGCTCGCGACCGCCGAGGAGTACCTCGCACCGCTTCGGGATGCCGACGTCGACACGCTGGTGCTCGGGTGCACGCACTACCCGTTCCTCCGCGGTGCGATCAGCTACGTGATGGGGGAGGGGGTCACGCTCGTGTCCAGTGACGACGAGACCGCCGGTGATGTGTACCGTCAGCTCGTGCGGGGCGACCTTCTCGCCTCTCCCGACGCCACGGCGTCGTACGTCTACGAGGCGACCGGCGACTCGACGACCGAGTTCACCGCCCTCGCCAACCGTCTGATGGGCCGGGAGGTGCGCGACGTCCAGCTCGTGCAGACCGGCGTCATCACCCTCCCCGCGACGGCCTCCGGGTCGTAG
- a CDS encoding DUF3039 domain-containing protein yields MSTPLDSPDQGGVATLDRELEELLREENLEPGDHERFSHYVKKDKILESAITGKPVRALCGKKWTPGRDPEKFPICPTCKEIYETMVG; encoded by the coding sequence ATGAGTACTCCGCTGGACAGCCCCGATCAGGGCGGCGTGGCAACGCTTGATCGCGAACTGGAAGAACTCCTCCGCGAGGAGAACCTCGAGCCGGGCGATCACGAGCGCTTCTCGCACTACGTCAAGAAGGACAAGATCCTCGAATCGGCGATCACCGGCAAGCCGGTGCGCGCACTGTGCGGCAAGAAGTGGACGCCGGGTCGCGACCCCGAGAAGTTCCCGATCTGCCCCACGTGCAAGGAGATCTACGAGACGATGGTCGGCTGA
- a CDS encoding nicotinate phosphoribosyltransferase — MTTSTALLTDRYELTMLAAALRDGTASRPSVFELFSRRLSGGRRFGVVAGTGRLLTLLREFRFGDDELRFLRDNDVVDAESLTYLENYRFTGSIRGYREGELYFPGSPILTVEGSFADAVVLETLALSVLNHDSAVATAASRMSIAAGERPLAEMGSRRAAEQSAVAAARAAYIAGFRATSNLEAGRRWGIPTMGTAAHSWTLLHETEEEAFRSQIDSLGTDTTLLVDTYDIRTGVETAIRVAGTGLGGVRIDSGDLPIVAAEVRAQLDELGATGTRITVTSDLDEYAIAALAASPVDAYGVGTSVVTGSGYPTASMVYKLVARQDPSGAWIGVAKASTDKASHGGRKAAFRTLVDGVAEAETVVVSAGFEELDTPAEHADGRALQTTFVEGGEIDTAFEGAEGTASARAHHLRVREELPVRALALSKSDPAIPTVFVDAS, encoded by the coding sequence ATGACGACGTCCACGGCGCTTCTGACCGATCGTTACGAACTCACCATGCTCGCCGCCGCGCTTCGCGACGGCACGGCATCACGACCCAGTGTGTTCGAACTGTTCTCCCGGCGATTGTCCGGAGGCCGCCGCTTCGGCGTCGTGGCCGGCACCGGCCGCCTGCTCACGCTGCTGCGCGAGTTCCGCTTCGGAGACGACGAGCTGCGCTTCCTGCGCGACAACGACGTCGTGGATGCCGAGTCGCTCACCTATCTCGAGAACTACCGCTTCACCGGCTCGATCCGGGGCTACCGCGAGGGCGAGCTGTACTTCCCCGGGTCTCCGATCCTGACGGTCGAGGGCAGCTTCGCCGACGCCGTCGTGCTCGAGACGCTGGCTCTCAGCGTCCTCAACCACGATTCGGCCGTCGCCACTGCAGCATCACGCATGAGCATCGCCGCCGGCGAGCGACCACTCGCCGAGATGGGATCACGCCGCGCGGCAGAGCAGTCGGCGGTCGCGGCGGCCCGCGCCGCATACATCGCCGGCTTCCGCGCGACGAGCAACCTCGAGGCCGGACGTCGCTGGGGAATCCCGACGATGGGCACCGCCGCGCACTCGTGGACCCTGCTGCACGAGACCGAGGAAGAGGCCTTCCGCTCGCAGATCGACAGCCTCGGCACCGATACGACCCTGCTCGTCGACACCTACGACATCCGCACGGGCGTCGAGACGGCCATCCGCGTGGCCGGCACCGGCCTCGGCGGTGTGCGGATCGACTCGGGCGACCTGCCGATCGTCGCCGCAGAGGTGCGGGCACAGCTCGACGAGCTCGGTGCGACGGGCACGCGCATCACGGTCACGAGCGATCTCGACGAGTATGCGATCGCCGCGCTGGCGGCGTCACCGGTCGACGCGTACGGTGTGGGCACCTCAGTGGTCACGGGCTCCGGATACCCCACGGCGAGCATGGTCTACAAGCTCGTGGCTCGCCAGGATCCGAGCGGAGCGTGGATCGGAGTGGCCAAGGCCTCGACCGACAAGGCATCCCACGGCGGGCGCAAGGCCGCATTCCGCACTCTCGTCGACGGCGTCGCCGAGGCTGAGACGGTCGTCGTCTCAGCCGGCTTCGAAGAGCTCGACACCCCGGCGGAGCATGCGGACGGGCGGGCGCTGCAGACGACCTTCGTCGAGGGCGGAGAGATCGACACGGCGTTCGAAGGTGCCGAAGGCACCGCTTCCGCTCGGGCACATCACCTTCGGGTGCGGGAGGAGCTTCCTGTGCGGGCGCTCGCGCTCAGCAAGTCCGACCCGGCGATCCCCACCGTCTTCGTCGACGCGAGCTGA
- a CDS encoding cation diffusion facilitator family transporter translates to MHDHAPAAGGIRSASHRRLLAISLTLTATIMVVQVVGAIFTGSLALLADAAHMFTDASALVIALIAAAVAARPADDRRTFGYQRAEVFGALINAIILILLAGWVAFEAVGRLLNPGETEVVGGLMLVVAVVGLVANAISMWLLSRAQRTSINVRGAYLEVMGDLIGSAMVIIAAIVIVTTGWMPADAIASLMIAVLIIPRAISLLREVFSVLSESAPKGTAVSEIRQHLLDYDGVIGVHDVHVWQLTRGAPVFSAHVSVDPALLADGRSTKLLSDLQSCLAHHFDVAHSTFQIEPAEQSDCEPHHA, encoded by the coding sequence ATGCACGATCATGCGCCCGCCGCCGGCGGCATCCGCTCGGCCAGCCATCGCCGCCTGCTGGCGATCTCGCTGACCCTGACCGCGACCATCATGGTCGTGCAGGTCGTGGGTGCGATCTTCACCGGTTCGCTCGCGCTGCTGGCCGACGCCGCCCACATGTTCACGGATGCGTCGGCTCTCGTGATCGCGCTCATCGCCGCCGCCGTCGCCGCGCGTCCGGCGGATGACCGACGCACTTTCGGATATCAGCGAGCCGAGGTGTTCGGAGCGCTGATCAACGCGATCATCCTGATCCTGCTTGCAGGCTGGGTCGCATTCGAAGCGGTGGGACGGCTGCTGAACCCGGGCGAGACCGAGGTCGTGGGCGGGCTGATGCTGGTCGTCGCGGTCGTGGGCCTCGTCGCGAACGCGATCTCGATGTGGCTGCTCAGCCGAGCACAGCGCACCAGCATCAATGTCCGCGGAGCCTACCTCGAGGTGATGGGCGACCTGATCGGGTCGGCGATGGTGATCATCGCCGCGATCGTGATCGTGACCACCGGATGGATGCCCGCGGATGCGATCGCCTCACTGATGATCGCGGTGCTGATCATCCCCCGGGCGATCTCGCTTCTTCGCGAGGTGTTCTCGGTGCTCTCCGAATCGGCCCCGAAGGGCACCGCGGTCAGCGAGATCCGCCAGCATCTGCTCGACTACGACGGCGTGATCGGAGTGCACGACGTGCATGTCTGGCAGCTCACGCGCGGGGCGCCCGTGTTCAGCGCACATGTCAGCGTGGACCCCGCGCTGCTGGCCGACGGACGCTCGACGAAGCTGCTCAGTGATCTGCAGTCGTGCCTGGCGCACCACTTCGATGTCGCGCATTCGACCTTCCAGATCGAGCCGGCCGAGCAGTCGGATTGCGAGCCGCATCACGCCTGA
- the rdgB gene encoding RdgB/HAM1 family non-canonical purine NTP pyrophosphatase produces MRVVLATHNPHKVAEFQQIVASARPDLEIIAYDGPEPVEDGVTFAENALIKARAAARHTGLAALADDSGICVDVLGGSPGVFSAYWAGQKKDAAANLELLLDQLHDIADPHRVAHFNSTIALVTPDGREHVVVGNWPGRLATEASGGGGFGYDPIFIPDGQAAGAERTVGDLSAEEKQAQSHRARAFVELLPLLADL; encoded by the coding sequence ATGAGGGTCGTCCTGGCCACTCACAATCCGCACAAGGTCGCGGAGTTCCAGCAGATCGTGGCGTCTGCGCGCCCTGATCTCGAGATCATCGCGTATGACGGTCCGGAGCCGGTCGAGGACGGCGTCACGTTCGCCGAGAACGCGCTCATCAAGGCGCGCGCCGCTGCGCGGCACACGGGTCTCGCGGCCCTCGCGGACGACTCGGGCATCTGCGTCGATGTGCTCGGTGGATCGCCCGGGGTGTTCTCGGCCTATTGGGCGGGGCAGAAGAAGGACGCCGCGGCCAACCTCGAACTGCTACTCGACCAGCTGCATGACATCGCCGACCCGCATCGCGTCGCTCACTTCAACTCGACGATCGCACTCGTCACGCCGGATGGGCGCGAGCACGTGGTCGTGGGCAACTGGCCTGGTCGTCTCGCGACCGAGGCATCGGGCGGGGGCGGCTTCGGATACGACCCGATCTTCATCCCCGACGGCCAGGCCGCGGGGGCCGAGCGCACGGTCGGGGATCTCAGCGCGGAGGAGAAGCAGGCGCAGTCGCACCGCGCCCGCGCTTTCGTCGAGCTGCTGCCTCTGCTCGCTGATCTCTGA
- the rph gene encoding ribonuclease PH, which yields MTSIVRADGRSTDQLREITIERGWSSHAEGSALISFGGTKVLCTASFTNGVPRWLTGKGKGWVTAEYSMLPRATNSRNDRESVKGRIGGRTHEISRLIGRALRAVVDTKALGENTIVIDCDVLQADGGTRTAAITGAYVALADAIEWGREKKFIGKNATPLLDSVAAISVGIIDGEPMLDLAYVEDVRAETDMNIVVTGRGLFVEVQGTAEGAPFDKRELDALLDLGVAGCADLKDHQLKALAG from the coding sequence ATGACCAGCATCGTCCGCGCCGACGGCCGTTCCACCGACCAGCTCCGCGAGATCACGATCGAGCGCGGATGGAGCAGCCACGCCGAGGGATCGGCCCTGATCAGCTTCGGCGGAACCAAGGTGCTGTGCACGGCGTCGTTCACGAACGGCGTTCCTCGCTGGCTCACCGGCAAGGGCAAGGGGTGGGTCACGGCCGAGTACTCGATGCTTCCTCGCGCGACGAACAGCCGCAACGACCGTGAGAGCGTCAAGGGCCGCATCGGCGGACGCACGCACGAGATCTCCCGACTGATCGGTCGCGCGCTTCGCGCCGTTGTCGACACCAAGGCTCTCGGCGAGAACACGATCGTCATCGACTGCGACGTGCTGCAGGCTGACGGAGGGACGCGCACGGCCGCGATCACCGGAGCATACGTCGCGCTGGCAGACGCGATCGAGTGGGGCCGGGAGAAGAAGTTCATCGGCAAGAACGCGACGCCGCTGCTCGATTCAGTGGCGGCGATCTCGGTCGGCATCATCGACGGCGAGCCCATGCTCGATCTCGCATACGTCGAGGACGTCCGCGCCGAGACCGACATGAACATCGTCGTCACCGGTCGTGGGCTCTTCGTCGAGGTGCAAGGCACGGCAGAGGGGGCGCCGTTCGACAAGCGCGAGCTCGACGCCCTGCTCGATCTGGGCGTCGCGGGCTGCGCCGACCTGAAGGACCACCAGCTGAAGGCTCTCGCGGGCTGA
- a CDS encoding dihydrofolate reductase family protein, translating to MRDLTYYIGVTLDGFIAGPDDEVDFYPVTPAFAEVLGTEFADIQPAHVRAAGGGEDEPLTRFDTVVMGRRTYEPAQEVGITDPYAHLRTVVFSRSLDDPGEANVEVVSTDPVARVRQLKAEDGLGIYLAGGASLAGVLLDEIDRLIVKKYPVIAGTGIPMARHPFSPTRFALDQVRSFDNGCVVLEYSRSR from the coding sequence ATGAGAGATCTCACCTACTACATCGGAGTGACCCTCGACGGGTTCATCGCAGGCCCCGACGATGAGGTCGATTTCTACCCGGTGACCCCTGCCTTCGCCGAAGTCCTGGGCACGGAGTTCGCCGACATCCAGCCGGCTCACGTCCGCGCGGCCGGCGGAGGCGAAGACGAACCGCTGACCCGGTTCGACACGGTCGTCATGGGACGACGCACCTACGAGCCCGCGCAGGAGGTCGGCATCACCGATCCCTATGCGCACCTGCGCACGGTCGTGTTCAGCCGCTCGCTCGACGATCCGGGCGAAGCCAATGTCGAGGTCGTGAGCACCGATCCCGTCGCGCGGGTTCGGCAGCTCAAGGCGGAGGACGGGCTCGGCATCTATCTCGCGGGCGGTGCGTCGCTCGCGGGGGTCCTCCTCGATGAGATCGACCGGCTGATCGTCAAGAAGTACCCGGTGATCGCCGGCACCGGCATCCCGATGGCGCGCCACCCGTTCTCCCCGACGCGGTTCGCACTCGATCAGGTGCGCTCGTTCGACAACGGCTGCGTCGTGCTCGAGTACTCCCGGTCCCGCTGA